The Scyliorhinus canicula chromosome 13, sScyCan1.1, whole genome shotgun sequence genome contains a region encoding:
- the LOC119976513 gene encoding uncharacterized protein LOC119976513 gives MRRVTRRLSKFTSVCFLNTFLISYFASGIGVTVRVHQREVMGTVDQSVLLPVSYSTLTPGSTLQIQWGLFPGDTPFVRLTRSDCFPDPDRSGYNCSDHRETAPSYRDRVHLYPENGSLLLWDLQPSDSGDYVICVYSVGSSTPWRGNVTLTVYNKTDTESPAPSSTERAETSREFPAHRAALLLRGSIVGGVTVLGACLYLCILEYQREMLGLNNICLDWKMANGRQLAIPFLFVQFPPEEWRKMLSVLYECADNSVGFLNWILLNLSFGFGVEHLPPLIDDNAASEH, from the exons ATGAGGAGAGTGACACGTCGCCTCTCCAAATTCACCAGCGTTTGCTTTCTCAACACTTTTTTGATCTCCTATTTCG CCTCGGGAATCGGGGTTACTGTGAGGGTCCATCAGAGAgaagtgatggggacagtggaccaGTCCGTCCTTCTCCCTGTCTCCTATTCCACACTCACACCCGGCTCCACTTTACAGATACAGTGGGGTTTATTCCCCGGAGACACTCCATTTGTGAGACTGACCCGATCAGACTGCTTCCCAGACCCTGACAGATCCGGTTATAACTGTTCAGATCACCGGGAGACAGCTCCTTCCTACCGGGACCGAGTTCACCTCTATCCAGAGAATGGATCCTTGTTACTGTGGGATTTACAGCCCAGTGACAGCGGAGACTATGTGATATGTGTTTATAGTGTTGGTAGCAGCACACCCTGGAGAGGCAATGTGACTTTAACCGTGTATAACAAGACAG ACACGGAGTCTCCCGCTCCAAGCAGCACCGAGCGAGCGGAGACCAGCAGAGAATTCCCAGCCCACCGAGCCGCTCTCCTGCTCCGGGGGAGCATCGTTGGCGGAGTCACTGTGCTGGGAGCCTGTCTGTACTTGTGT ATTCTGGAATACCAACGGGAAATGTTGGGACTAAACAACATCTgtctggattggaaaatggcaaatGGCAGGCAATTGGCAATCCCATTCTTATTTGTCCAGTTCCCTCCAGAGGAATGG CGCAAAATGCTCTCTGTGTTATATGAATGTGCGGATAACAGTGTCGGATTTCTAAACTGGATTCTCCTAAATCTGTCCTTTGGTTTTGGCGTTGAACATCTTCCACCTCTGATAGACGATAATGCAGCGTCTGAACATTAG